The sequence ataaaaattagttgaaataatacaatagAACTCATGAATAACACCAAAAAGCGTAGTagagcccatgaatagtaataaaaataagcagaatagtgaaataatttataattttaattgcaATCCAAACGCACGCTAAATAACAAAAGTAATTTCATGTCCAAtgaacataaacaaaaaataaataaatgctaacattaatttgtaaaattaatgCTTTCTTTCCAAAATGGACCTGATAATTCTCCTCTCAAAATATGTGCAACAATAATCTCTCAATGGTAGAGAACCCAATTTCTCTAACAAAACTACCTGTACATCTGTACCAGAATAAAAATCAATGAGCCAAACAGTACTACAATTGGCAAACTAAGAATAATGTCCtaacaaaatgtaaaaaaaatgtcaaaatttctaaaagaatCTCGTCTCTGctgaatcaaaattttcaaaattccattACTGTTGAGCTAAGGTCAAGCAAAGGCCCCAGTGCACTTGGAGCAAACTTCCGGGCAAAGAGGTAACAAACAGATGTCATCTCAGAATTATATTGACAAAGTGTGTGGTTATTCCTTATAGACTGGATAAAATCCTTGGTAATATTAGCTTCTCCGTACATTGCCGGGTGTGGACCTCCCAGCGACCAGTCAACCCAAGTCACAGTCCGATTTGAATTCTGTGAACCATGGAACATGTTCAGGAAAGTTGGAATGTAATGTTCGTCTGGGTAGCAAGCAGGCGTGCAATATTTCCTGAAGAGGGTGTAGTACTGGGTGTCACCGACTATATAAACAGCTAGTTCACGGTTAACTTCAAACCACTGAGACCCTTTCCGCCAATGATAGAGCTTTATATAAGGAAGCATATGGCGGTTGTAGCGGCCACGCCCATATCGAGAGGGGTCATCATATGACTCAACAAAACTGTAGGTAGAATCAGTGAGATATTTGTAAACTTTCCGAAAGTTATAGACTGGGATGCAGCTCTCAGAAAGAAGTACAAATCGCTCATTTGAAAAGTCAAGCAGAGCATTGGCTAGAAGGCGCCTCTCAGCATCAGACAGTTTCACGGATCCCCATGAAACActctgaagaagaaaaaagaaacggTTCATGTGGATAATACATGCAATTaaatacttaatttttaaagtaaagGTAAATTCTAAATTGCATTAGAGAATATTCTGGAAACTGCTTTTTACTgatatgaaaaaacaaaaacaaaagtacaaGAGGCCTTATATATTATCTCATTACGCAGtagaaaaaattcatatttcctgtgtgtgggtgtgggtgtgtttCTCAGAGAGAGATGCTTCTGCCTAGAGAAAATAGGAAGACATCACTTCTAAGTTTTCACTCCAAAGgcacaaaatttattaaaactgCATACAATTTATTTTACAGATGACAATATAAGTTCTGAAACTTCTGCCTATCAACGGTTTTATGATGCATGGATAAAAATGCACCATGCAGTTGTCATGAATTTTGGCAGAAGGACCTTTCTTTTGAACTATTACAAGAAACCATTGAGTTCTGTAATTCCAAAGCAAAAGTATTACTTAAAAAATGCATGTTACAGGTTAATTTGTAACAACACAAAGGGGCCTCTTCTATTACTATCCATGATTCCAATAGTGCATAAAAAACTCATGCATATTATGTGTTTAAgaaaagtgtgtgtgtgtgtgtgtgtgtgtgagagagagagagagagagagagagagacagagacagagaggtTGCAGGGAGGAGTGTCTACGAATGAAGCAACAATAGCCATTCCTAGATAATTAGCATCTCAATAAAAATGCAAAGTCCTACCcataacaatacacacacacacagagtagAATGTAGATAATTTCAAATCTTTTGGTACTCTTTGCTAACTTAAACCCTTGTGATCTAAAAAGGACTTCCAAAGTAGTATCATAGAAAGGAATGTCCAATGGAAAGCTAAATGAAGACTGAGGCTCTCATGAAATCTTTGCTCTTTACAATTTAAATCCTTTACTGCAGGAAATCAACATTTCTTGTCATATCCACAAAGTATTTGACCCAATGTTTGCCACATGTTGGCcatcccttctttttcttcttcttcttcgtggTCTGGATGCCATGAGTGGTGGTGGTAAATGGTGATCTACTAGTATGAAGACCATATACACGGAATAAAACTTGTCTGAACACCATAAATATTGGTCGGTCAAAATGGGACAACAGCTTTTTCTTGCACCCCTAGTTCATGCTACATTAAAATCAAGCTGTCTCCAAGGCTCCCAAACAACTTACTGCATACCTTCATTCCTAGGTATCAAATGGTATCTAGAGAATGACAGTTTTTAGTCCAAGTGATCACctagtatatttttttattaaagattgCATGGGTAGTCCAACACTCTGCCTGGACTCTGACATATGGTAACATCAATTTGTGCTGATGCTGCCTTGAACCTTAATATATATGTTGATTTGAAAAATGACTTCTCCATATTTGTACAATTCAATTTGCTCTAAATCTTCTCCACATGGATGGCATTGGCATTCTTTGTCGATGTCTGCAAATCAGTGCCCTCCAATTTATTGTcacaaatcttctggcttcagcAACACACTCAGTTTCAATTTCAAGCCAAGCACTTCTACCATGATTGTCCACTCAGCATGTCATTTCCTTGGAAGTTTAACTTTCTATTCCAAATCCCTACCATTATTATCTACCACACTTAAGGTTTCTCCAATGCACTTAGCAACTGTATAGAAACATTTTTTACAGGATTGAAGGAAACTCAACCACCACATAATACTTCAGAATCAGATGTCCAACTTCAGCTTTCGATATCAATAATTGACCATCCCCACACACCAGAAGCAGTTGGAGGCATCCTATTTCGTTCAAAAATTACCCATTGCTAACTGTTAATCCTCAGTCTTAGAAaattctcccccccccccccccccccgaaaaaaaaaaaaaccctactatttCATTCATCCTTTGTCAAGCTTTATGACCAACAAATAGCAGTAAAAGATGACTTTTTTATAAGCAACAATTCAATATAGGCTTCATATTACTAAACGTACCCCATATTTCCACGCAATAAACCAAATCAAATATAAGCTTCTCTTGACATTCCTTTTCCTGATAGATAACTTGTCCTGCTTTTATGGCCCCCAATCAATTCCAATCTCATGAACTCTCTAAATCGATTTAATCGCAAGACAAATCCGGTGACACTTTCtttttccccaatttttttaCTTGCAAAAGCTTTCATGATCTTATAAGAAATACATAGACAAGTTTCATGTTTTCTACTTCCATCCTTAAATCCAAGAATCATTGATTCCATTTCCAACCCTATAGATTTCCC is a genomic window of Quercus lobata isolate SW786 chromosome 2, ValleyOak3.0 Primary Assembly, whole genome shotgun sequence containing:
- the LOC115977613 gene encoding glycosyltransferase BC10-like yields the protein MARWCNKDETTTTTTTEKNFTCLHKLVQILSFLVVFVAGIVIGLVTTSNINRHFINNRQSFSSSFVPVRKSCDNNNVNEECFCGSLKGYLRTKNVSHSMSDEELLWRASLMPKKEEYPYKRVPKVAFMFLTRGPLPMLPLWEKFFDGQDPDLFSVYVHAPPGFDLNVSKDSPFYHREIPSKSVSWGSVKLSDAERRLLANALLDFSNERFVLLSESCIPVYNFRKVYKYLTDSTYSFVESYDDPSRYGRGRYNRHMLPYIKLYHWRKGSQWFEVNRELAVYIVGDTQYYTLFRKYCTPACYPDEHYIPTFLNMFHGSQNSNRTVTWVDWSLGGPHPAMYGEANITKDFIQSIRNNHTLCQYNSEMTSVCYLFARKFAPSALGPLLDLSSTVMEF